The region CTCATTTCAGCCATCATCTCCTTCCCGCCATTGATCTCCGTGTACCGGGACCCTGAAGGAGATGTCTTTCCCCAGTGCAAGCTCAATGATGAGACATGGTACATCCTCTCTTCTTGCATTGGCTCTTTCTTTGCCCCCTGCCTCATCATGGTGTTGGTCTATATCCGCATCTACCGCGTGGCCAAGCTAAGGACCAGGACCCTCTCTGAGAAGCGTACGATGCCAGAGGGGTCCTCCCAGACTGAGAACGGCTTGAGCCGCGCTGCGGGTGGCTGCACGTCCCTGAGGATGCAGCTGGGGGAGAACGGACATTATTCAGCACACCACTGGCGCAAAGCCTCTGAGCTGGAGGACATtgagctggaggagagcagcaccTCAGAGAGCAGGCGGAGGCGGAGCCGGGAGGAGCATCGCCGCAAAAGCAAGAGCCAGTCTTTCTCCTACTCGTACTCCTCCAAGCACTCCAGTAGCCGTCTGTCCCGTGCGAGCAATCGCTCCATGCAGTTCTTCTCCTATCGCCGTCGCCGGAAGCGTAGCAGCATCTGCCGTAAGAAAGTTGCCCAGGCCCGGGAGAAACGCTTCACTTTTGTGCTGGCTGTGGTCATGGGGGTCTTTGTAGTTTGCTGgttcccttttttcttcagctacAGCCTCTATGGTATTTGCCGAGAGGCATGTGAGGTCCCTGAGACTCTCTTCAAGTTCTTCTTCTGGATTGGGTATTGCAATAGCTCCCTCAACCCAGTCATCTACACCATCTTCAACCAGGACTTCCGCAGGTCCTTTAAACACATTCtttttaagaagaagaagaagaacttCCGGCATTGAGCTGGAGGGAAGGATTCACCTTGAGCAGGAGTAGAGTTTAAAGAGAAGGCTCAGTGCTGGaaaagaagggagggaagagaacGTGGGGCTTCGGCTTAGGGAGCGGGAAGAGGGCTCACCCCCTCACTGGAGCAGGGTGATGCTGTGGGGAACAGAGTCAGGCTGAGGGCACTCACTGCTACAGAATGGTGACACGGTGCTGcgggagcagtgctggagtgTGGAGGGGTAAAGAGGGAGGGAGTGATTGTCTTTGAACCCTGACAGAGGTTACGGGGAGCCCCACAGAGCAAAGTAGGCTGAGACGCTGATTTTGGGAGGCAGTGAGCTTTCGTGGGCTCTGGAATTTtgtgggaaaacaaaaagagacaTCAGAAGGAAAGGGTTAAGTGGcaggggtggtggaggtttgaGTATTTATAAATAGGGCAGCTGGGGCCTATGGTGGATTTGTCCCAGTAAAAAATTGGCTTTTACTGCTTGTGTGGGGAATGAGAGTGCAAAGTACCATGCACTGACAGTGTTTTGAgttttaaaaggatttaaatgtttgccaaaaaaaaaaaccctaaagaaCAATCCAAACTCTTTTATAAATAAACCTTTGTACTGTTAAAACCTTCTGAATCATGATTTTGCACAAGGGATGAAGTCTAACAAAGCatggggttttcttttcctttggaatggTCTTTGCCTATAGATCTGgatgggaaatatttttcctatctTTCCACAGTTTCTGATTAGTCAGTGAGACAAACCTGGAagtcttgcattttttttcatgaaatatgAAAAGGAGCACTTATATATACCCCATGacctcttttcctcctgctggagCACCAGGCAGTAAattcctgctccatccttctCAGATCAGTGACCTAAGGACCTTGCTGTCCTGGAGcagatactgggaaaaaaaaataattctgatgaacattttttagataaaataaaaaaaaaaccatcaagtTTCCACTTTTATGTGCCCAGGGGaacttttcctccccttttttttagTCTCCCTTCAAAGGCCAATCTCAGGGCTGGATGTGTGCTCCTCATTCTCAGACAGGCAATTGAAGGCATTCTGATAAGCAGGTTTGCAGAGGAAGAGCAATCACTCCACTACTAAGGTCTTTAAATCCTTCATATTTACAGTCTTAGAGCAACTAAAtcctttatatttattttttaattagaagcATACCTTGCAGAGTGTCAGCAGTATATGTGAACAAACCTCAAAAGGAGGTGCAGCTGTTCCAAATCTTTAGTGTTAATGTTGcttgctttctcttcttctgtttgcatttctAGTTTATGATTTTAGAGGATTTTCTTGAGAGAAGGGGCAGAAGAGGGGGGAATAGTTTGAAAAGTTATTAAAGCAAACCATATTTCCCATGGGTTTATAAAATGTCATAAActgcagtgaagaaaatgagagaCAGGGACTGGTGTCTGTACATTCATCACTGAATGCATACCAAGTGTAAGAGCGAGCTCAGCATTTGCATCCCTtcttcagctgtgctgctgcaaggTTTGCATTCTGTTTGTGGAGCAAATGCTGCTCCTTTCTGTGTTTATCACTCCTTCCATAGGCAGCAGGATTTGGCATCTGCCTCAAATGCACCTTTCCACAGCAGCAAGCagttattgggaaaaaaaaaaaaaaaaagaatgaaggcTAATCACATATAACAGGCTTCTTAAAACAGCTGAATGAGTCTGTACTGAAGAATCATCAGATATCCCCTTGCTTACTTCCTCTGTTCTGTCTGAAAGGTGTCTGTAGCCTCTTCTCTGTAGCATAAGGAAAAAGATAGAGTAGTCACTTTGTTTTATCAGTTTTTCATAAAAAGCACTTGGTTCGCTTAACCCTGGAAAATGAGACTGTCAGTGGCTGAGGTTCTGGTAGTTCTTTCAACAGACAGTTTAACTCAAATTCACATGAAAGTTCTGCTGAATTAGGAATTGGATGATTGCATCAAATGCATAAGAAGTTTGCTGGATTTTGCCAAGTAAACAACTGAGATATTGTCAGAGTCCTAAATCTGTAACTTATTGGATGCTTCCTTGAAATAAGGCTCAGAGTGTGAAAAGATTTGAGCTTTGTTTAAATAACAAATGGTTTGGTACAAATGCATACCTGAGACAGATAAAGGAGAGATAAAAATAGAACTGAGAGGAGGAAATTACAAGCCATTTCTCTTTTGCAAAATGGAGAGTTCTTATAAAAGTTACAGCAACAAGAGCTGAAACTACCGCTTTTTATTTGTAGGTAGCAATGTAGCTAAAAAGTTCAGGTTTGTTTACTCTGAAGAAACTATATAACCACCAGAGCAACCAAAGCAACATATGGTACCTGGCTACTACCTCTGAGCTCCTGGACAGCTTCATTAGAGGTACCCTTTCCTGCCAAATGAAGGTCTGCTTCTGTCACTTAATGCTCCCTTCGAGGGGTTTCCCAGTCTGCAGACTCACAGTGTTGCACTGCTTTTGAAATGAGCTCTGTGGCCTGTAAACCCAGtcttcccccccttttttttcctttgtggaatTCAAGTAGTGTGtggaaatgaaatttatttgaCAGTCAGATTTTAGtgaacataaaatatatatgtgcCTTAAAAGTAAGTTCTTTGCAGTAAAATATTCTGTGGTCATTATAAACATTAAAGGAATaatgcttctattttttttttgcacttccAAATGATACAGAATatctgtgagcagcagcataGTTAAAACCAGGGTTTTctatggttttaatttttctcgTCACAGTTGCTCATCTGATTGAATGCCTCGATAGAGTCTTATTTCTTCTGAgctaaataaaaagtaatattcATTAATAAAGATGTGCAGTTTACACCCCTTTTTAAGTGCATTTCCCTCTAAATTAGTGAATACAGAGGATTTCtataaaaatggtttttaatGTAACTCCTGAATATGCTTCAAGTAAAATGGGGCTGATTTACGTTTTAAATACAGTGTTCTTTTATTACTTGTAATAGCTGAAGACTGGAATTTGTAACATATTGTATGGTGTTAACTTTTCATAAAAAGTTTTCAGCTCTGCTACTCACTGTGGTTGTGCTTAAACTGTAAGCTGGCTAATAGCATATACAGGAGAAAAATAgtctgtgcagcttttgcttaaaaaaaaagggagaagataTGTGTAAAATGTGCTGAGTTTTTTCTTTGATCAGATATGGTAAACTGCTTGGAATAATCGCTCTCTACTGTTGTGGAAGAACAAAATATTGCTACTAAGCCATATAGATTTTAACAAGTACCTGATCTTTAACTCTTCATTTGCTCATTTCAccatgaagaaaaatttctgtcAGTCTTAAGTGAGAAGCTGCtgtttgattttcagttttctgaatgGTGCTGTTGTTGGTTGGGTGTTGAGATATTGAACAGTGTAACTTAGCTGGGATGGGAATTCAGTGGTGCTGTCCTTCAGCCACCTCTGTGGGAGTTTTGCGtgagagagaaatgcagaattagCCTCTTCAGGGCTTGAGGCAGATGGAAGGGGCCTTATAAATAGGAGATTTGACAGGATCACAGCTTTAAATCATTGTCTGAAATAAGAATCGGGCCCTTGTTGTTCTATGTGATTTCTGTTCAGAGAAGTCATGTTGCTGCTAGAGCACTGGTGATTTCTGACAGACAGGTCTGAGGTGAAAGTCCACATGCAGCTTTGCACACATTGGTCTCTATCATCGTATGTGAGTAATCCCAGAAAACTCGAGTGGAATTTACTTGTGAATCAGGAAGATACTCACTGTGGGCAAGGACTTGAGGAGCTTCCTTAAATGTTGCCTCTTTTTTAGTAAACATACCGGAGGAATTTAAGcaaatgtttgtgtttaaaTGTAGGAGAACAGAAGGAATGCGATACTGCTTAACTCTTGACTGCTGTTCAAACCCATAGAAATTGTGGATTAAGGGGTTTTTTGACTATATAACCAGAGGAACAAACCCCACTGTATATTTTGAGTATAAGCTGTGTGAAGAGCATCATGTGATTGCATctgtttttcacagaagaaaactCTTGGTCTGTGAGGGCTGGTATTGGCTAGAACAGCATGGGAGAATTGTAAGGATTTTGTTGGAACTGTTGTTCATTACTGTCGGTAATGAAATTCATTTCAGGAGAATGTTCTGACCTTAAACTATGACTGCTCTCAAGAAGGAGAGAATATCTACAAGCTGTGCAAAAGGAAGACCAGATGCTGTCTGAGAGTTTGTTTTTATAGTTGCTCATTATGACCTTGTTGGTGAGGAGAAAGCAACTAGATGCTTCAGAGAAAAAGTTCTAATTTGAAGGGGGAAGAGTGCGTGAGGAAATAGCTACCCAAAACACTGAGGAATTAAtatttgcatgttttctttctgttgtagGCAGGTACAGTGGAGGAAGCTACCTTTTTCATTGCATAATAGGAAATGTTTATTTGTGTTCCATATCTGTGGGTCACCTGGGCCGTACAAAAGATGACACgggagaaagcagagagaggatTGCTCACTTCAGTGTTCAACACCAAGCTTAAATTTGTCCTTTGTCCTTGAAATTAAGCTAAAAATACAGTTTGGCACTTGCACCCAAAGGCTGTGTAGCATCAATAATGCTACACTGAATATAGTCTAGTTGTAGCAAAAAGCTTCAGTTCGTATTATACACTCAGCACATCTCTGTTTCAGGGCAGAAGTAGGAGAGTCTGACACTTAAGGTGTGTGAGAAAGGAATAATCAACAGTTTGAAGAGACACAGGTATATTGAAAAATATACCTAGATCCTGTTCTGAAAACAGAGCAGGCTTTAATTTTGTGGGTACCAATCACTTTGAACTCATAAGAACTGGGGAGGTAGAAAACATAGAAACAGTAGAAATGCTGCTTCTTAAGAGAGCAAAAAGTGGCAAATTGCTCAGTCATGTTGCGATCTTTATGCCAGCCCCACTCTAGTGGGCTGATAACTGCTTCTGGGTTTTGTGGGAAAGGCTGAGGTGTCTTCTACTCACATTGGTTATCATACTTGATCTGAACTAAGGAAATTCCTACAGTTGGCACATTGCCTTTCTTTGAAGTGGCAGCCCTTAGAGAGTGACAGAAGACATTTTAAGTAGTTTATCTCTCCTCTGGCACATGTTCTTCACTATcccaaacattttttaattcagttgcACAACAGTTGATAAGGTAGAGAAAGACTGTCAATATCtaacggaaaaaaaaaaaaccaggcaTGGAAAATAGTAAGTAATAAAACCCAGTGTCTTAGTTCTGACAAAACATCTTACCGTAATACCAGTCTTTTATCCCCCacccccctttttcttcttttggaaaacagaaattcatgCGAAACTGCAGAGGCTTATTTTAAAGAGACTATGATGATGTTTACACTAGGAAAAGAAGAGCTTTTCTGTCAGTAAGTAGCCTTTTGCTGTAAAGCAATTTTCTTTACTACACTTGTCTGAAAAATCTAATGAAAAGTAGACCAGCACTTAATTCAATTTGTCTATATGTACCTCTcttaataaaaatgctttattaaaGGTCCTGAATGTAAAGGACACAGATGAATGTAGCTGCCTGCTACAtcaaaatcaattaattttgtttcagcatttttgtgAACAGCAGTCATTCATTTTGCATGATGCTTTTTCCTGATAGCTCTCTGCTGACAGAGAAAGCTGTTCACCCTGTTGACAACAGGAATAAGATGAGGATTCATATTTGGCTTCATTAGCTCTGTTAAGTCTCCTCTAACACATTAAAAAGCAGGCTGCTAGAAGTAGGTCTTTTGGTGTGATGTCTAGTAAGTGACATGGATCAGAGGATTAATGACCTGATGGGTTCCAAGATGTACAGCACACTAAATTGAGAGGCTCACCCTAGGCTGCAGGGACATGcttcatttggttttgttccctATGCCTTTGACCCAACGTAGCAAATTATTTGCTCTGTAGTGGAACATTTTCAGCACACCATGCCTTTCAACCTCATCTgctggagaaagaaattaatactGAGGTCTCCCACTTCCTCACTGAGTGCTTTGGCCAATAGACTATTTATATAGGTGATGCAGCTAAAATGCCTTTCCTTCTGGcccataaatattttatttgattgaGCTTTTTATCTTACAGTAGACTAACACTCTAGTTCCACAAGGGCATTCTCTATCTGGAAAGTAAACATATGTCAAATACTTGGAGGAATATAAGAAATCCTGAGAAACCCCAGCCACTCCAGGTaaattctaaaagaaaacacCACAGCTGAAGTAAGAAAAAGGCTTAATCTTGTCTCTGGTGGGGATGCCCTATCTGAGACCACCTGCTATTCTGGTGTTCCTCTGATCGGATTTGGTGCAGTGTGTGGAGCTGTTCTGTTGGGCCCCGGCAGCTGTACTGAGAGGAGCAATTTCAAGTGTCCAGCAAAGATTAGAGGAGTTAACACATGCTTATTGAATCATTTCACATTAGAGCAGACACTCTCACTTTGGCTTCCTGTTCCCTTTTAGCACTCTTTAAATTAGCCCCTGCTTTCAATCTGACTGCCATACCCAGCCCATGCTTACAGTGCCTATCCATGGGATGCCTCAGTGTCTGACCTACAGAGGGTTGATGACACCCTCctcctctcagctctgctggaagggTTCTCCAGAAGATTCCCTGTGAGGTGCTTCCTTGTGGTGCTGAGCTATATATGAGTACCTGGAGTAACAGGAGTTACTGCAAGTTCCTGACTGATTCCAAGCCACACTGTTTTATCACCAATAAATTCTTGAGTACAGAGTTTCAAAGTGGCTATAAATGTACATTCCCTAAGGTTGCCACTGATTTGTTTACATCAGCAGCAATTTCTGTAGGTAATTAAAGGGAGACGTTAAGTCAATCCATCAGACACTACTTTGGATTTGCCACATGGTACATCAGAGAAACATGATGTGTTGTTTTAACAACACAATTAGCAATAGAAGTGATTAAAGATTCCTGGATGGcatgtttttctgttaaaaaaaaagaatgcaattCAATGAAATCTGATTGTTCTTTATAGAATGTGTCTGTTTTACCCAGTGTATAATGGAAATCAGGAGACCTTTAATCAGCTTCTGGAGGCCTGACTGCTTGCTGTCTTGGCTGCCTGGCTCCTGGGCAGACTGCTGGCTGAGGTGCCAGAAAGCCCAGACTTCCAGGCTCCTGGACCCTGGCAGCTCAGGGCCCTGGGTTTATGGACACTCAGCTGAGCTCCATTATCACAGCATCTAAATGTTTCTTCATGACTTTTGTTATGCTTAGTCTGTCAATGCCTTTATGCATTAAGGAGTGACTGCCATGCCCTTTCTTCTGATGAGAAACAAAGATTAATGGCAGTCAGGTAGGTAGATCATAAAAGCCTTCTGTTTTGTGTGGATCTTTCCAGTTGCAAAGCCACTACTGATTGTCAGGCCCCTGCTAAACTCCAATGTCTAAAGTCCCACCTGTGCTTTAAActtctgcttctgcctctgTGATTGCCAGAGGCTCTCAGAACTTGCACACAAATCCCATCAGGTTACACAAAATCAGTGTGCCTCTCCTTCGCTTGTCCCCACCTGGCAGGGAGCTTATGCAGTTTGGATATTGCATTATAAGGATAGAGAAAGGTTCTACCTCCAGCTTGTGGGGGAGAAGTGATATTGCTGCCATTTCTTTAAGGTCTGTGTGGTTTTAGTCACCAGTGCTGGATTCACACTACCGATTCTGGATGTGTACTTTTATTGTGTGTTGGACAAGTACCCTCAGGGCATGAATTACCTATGGCTTATACCCCAAAGGAGTGGATTTTTTCTGTACTCCTGGCAAAGTACATAAATCACAAATActtcctaaaaaagaaaaaaaacgaAAGATTACCCCAAAACTGGTCCATTGACGCAGCCAATCTCATTTATGGGTTAAGGCTCAAATTcgagtaattttaaaaaaggagaaaaaattctaAGCCCAGAGTTCTTTCATATCTCCCATTTCGCTTAGTACAGGTCTCTCAGGATACAGTCTGAATCACTAGATCCTACTTTTCTCAGACTTTGAAGGTCATCTCCCTTGAGGTTACTGAACCTATGTCTTCAATAATGCAGAAATTTACTGGAAACTCTGCATTACTGCAGATGTTATGAATGTTTGAGAGTCAAGAAATAACACACATGATTCCAAAACTAGACAGGATGAACTCCGTTCCTGGCAATACTGTTGGGAACAAACATTTGAGGCTACTCTGTGTATATTCCTCAGGCAAAATTATGATTATAGAGGGATCCTGAGTTCCAGGTGAGTGTTTTGTACAGAGGAGGCTTCCAGTATTTACCACCTTCAGAAGTGTCACTCAATGTCTATCAAACTCATACTTTTCATAATAAGGAATGGGATTGTCCCCAGATATATTcttaaaggggggaaaaatatgtagaagtatttttgaaaaaaatgtagtcatgcataaaaaatgtgaaagggaaaggaacCTGTCTGTTGCTGAAGACTTCAGCAGCAATTCATTCTTGCCTAATTCTGCCATATCCAGCTAGGGATAACTGATGGTCACATAGGTTGAGGCTGCCCTCGGGTTACAATGTTTTCAAAAAGTGTCATAACATTTTGTGTGTTAAATAGATTTCTGCTGTGGTAAGAGTTACTATTAATTAGTGACAGAAATTgtgctcttttcttcctccttcagaGGAGCAACAGACAGAAGGTATTTTACAGGACTACAAAAATAGCTGTTCCTTTCCTACTtttgtaagcaaaaaaaaaaaaaaaaaggaacaaacataTTAAAGAGACATTAGGAATTTAGGATGCAGATTAACTATTTAATTGTCTGATTCATCAAGCACAACTCTATAATTAACTCAGTGCACTTACTTATCACTGGGGTTTTATGTGTTACGTAATAAAATGTCTCAGTTGCCCAGAAAGGCTGTGCTGTCTGCGCTCAGAGATTTTCAAGACCCAGATGGATAATGccctgag is a window of Sylvia atricapilla isolate bSylAtr1 chromosome 4, bSylAtr1.pri, whole genome shotgun sequence DNA encoding:
- the ADRA2C gene encoding alpha-2C adrenergic receptor, producing MDLLLLVNTSLGSPNESLALPPASPSSSALLQPPSPYSPAAVASLAAVVGFLIVFTIVGNVLVVIAVLTSRALRAPQNLFLVSLASADILVATLVMPFSLANELMNYWYFGKAWCNIYLALDVLFCTSSIVHLCAISLDRYWSVTQAVEYNLKRTPRRIKAIILTVWLISAIISFPPLISVYRDPEGDVFPQCKLNDETWYILSSCIGSFFAPCLIMVLVYIRIYRVAKLRTRTLSEKRTMPEGSSQTENGLSRAAGGCTSLRMQLGENGHYSAHHWRKASELEDIELEESSTSESRRRRSREEHRRKSKSQSFSYSYSSKHSSSRLSRASNRSMQFFSYRRRRKRSSICRKKVAQAREKRFTFVLAVVMGVFVVCWFPFFFSYSLYGICREACEVPETLFKFFFWIGYCNSSLNPVIYTIFNQDFRRSFKHILFKKKKKNFRH